In the genome of Streptococcus mitis, one region contains:
- a CDS encoding transposase has translation MEQLHFITKLLDIKDPNIQIMDVINRNTHKEIIAKLDYDAPSCPECGSQMKKYDFQKPSKVPYLETTGMPTRILLRKRRFKCYHCSKMMVAETSLVKKNHQIPRIINQKIAQKLIEKTSMTDIARQLSISTSTVIRKLNDFCFKSDFSYLPEIMSWDEYAFTKGKMSFIAQDFDKLNIITVLEGRTQTIIRNHFLRYNRSVRCQVKIITMDMFSPYYDLAKHLFPYAKIVLDRFHIVQHLSRAMSRVRVQIMKQFERKSHEYKAIKRYWKLIQQDSRKLSDKRFYRPTFRMHLTNKEIIDKLLSYSEDLKHHYHLYQLLLFHFQNKEPEKFFGLIEENLKKVHPLFKTVFKTFLKDKEKIVNALQLPYSNAKLEATNNLIKLIKRNAFGFRNFENFKKRIFIALNIKKERTKFVLSRA, from the coding sequence ATGGAACAATTACATTTTATCACAAAATTACTAGACATTAAAGACCCAAATATCCAAATTATGGATGTCATTAATAGGAATACCCACAAGGAAATCATCGCTAAACTGGACTACGACGCTCCATCTTGTCCTGAGTGTGGAAGTCAAATGAAGAAATATGACTTCCAAAAACCGTCTAAGGTTCCTTACCTTGAAACGACTGGTATGCCTACTAGAATTCTCCTTAGAAAACGTCGATTCAAGTGCTATCATTGCTCGAAAATGATGGTAGCTGAGACTTCTCTCGTCAAGAAGAATCACCAAATCCCTCGTATCATCAACCAAAAGATTGCCCAGAAGCTAATTGAGAAGACTTCTATGACCGATATTGCCCGTCAGCTGTCTATTTCAACTTCAACTGTTATTCGCAAGCTCAATGACTTCTGTTTTAAGTCTGATTTTTCTTACCTCCCTGAGATTATGTCCTGGGACGAATATGCCTTCACTAAGGGAAAGATGAGTTTCATTGCTCAAGATTTTGATAAGCTCAATATTATCACTGTTCTTGAGGGTAGAACACAAACTATCATAAGAAATCATTTTCTGCGCTACAATCGCTCTGTTCGTTGTCAGGTGAAAATCATTACTATGGATATGTTTAGTCCTTACTATGACTTGGCTAAACATCTTTTTCCGTATGCCAAAATCGTTCTAGATCGCTTCCACATTGTACAACATCTTAGCCGTGCTATGAGTCGTGTTCGTGTCCAAATCATGAAGCAATTTGAGCGAAAATCTCATGAATATAAGGCTATCAAGCGCTACTGGAAACTCATTCAACAGGATAGCCGTAAACTGAGTGATAAGCGATTTTATCGCCCTACTTTTCGCATGCACTTAACCAATAAAGAGATTATTGACAAGCTTTTGAGCTATTCAGAAGACTTGAAACACCACTATCATCTCTATCAACTCTTGCTTTTTCACTTTCAGAATAAGGAACCGGAGAAATTTTTCGGACTCATTGAGGAAAATCTAAAGAAAGTTCATCCTCTTTTTAAGACTGTCTTTAAAACCTTTCTAAAGGACAAAGAGAAAATCGTCAATGCCCTTCAGTTACCCTATTCTAATGCCAAATTAGAAGCAACCAATAATCTCATCAAACTTATCAAACGCAATGCCTTTGGTTTTCGGAACTTTGAAAACTTCAAAAAACGGATTTTTATCGCTCTGAATATCAAAAAAGAAAGAACGAAATTTGTCCTTTCTCGAGCTTAG
- a CDS encoding TetR family transcriptional regulator: MTKIDRRISKTKKAIYQAFLQLLNAKGYEATTVQAIIDLADVGRSTFYCHYESKELLLDQLCRYLFHHLFEREQSISTEDYLAHLFLHFQKNQDHITSLLFSKNDYFLRQLQRELEHHVYPMLADDLKKAHPDLPTSYLQHLVVTNFIETLTWWLKKGQNFTEQEVVRFYLDLLITKN; encoded by the coding sequence ATGACTAAGATTGACCGCCGTATCAGTAAAACAAAAAAAGCCATCTATCAAGCTTTTCTACAACTTTTGAATGCTAAAGGTTACGAGGCTACTACTGTTCAGGCTATCATTGATCTCGCAGATGTGGGCCGCTCCACATTTTACTGCCACTATGAGAGCAAGGAGCTGCTTCTAGACCAGCTCTGTCGCTACCTCTTCCATCACCTCTTTGAAAGAGAGCAATCTATTTCAACCGAAGATTACCTCGCCCACCTCTTTCTGCATTTTCAGAAAAATCAAGACCATATCACCAGTCTTCTATTCTCCAAAAATGACTACTTCCTCCGTCAACTCCAGAGAGAGCTGGAGCACCACGTCTATCCCATGCTGGCTGATGATTTGAAAAAAGCTCACCCAGATCTGCCTACTTCTTATCTCCAACACTTAGTTGTAACCAACTTTATCGAGACATTGACCTGGTGGCTCAAAAAAGGGCAAAACTTCACAGAACAAGAAGTTGTCCGGTTTTATCTAGACCTTCTCATTACTAAAAATTGA
- a CDS encoding glycine/betaine ABC transporter ATP-binding protein, whose translation MIEYKNVALRYTEKDVLRDVNLRIENGEFMVLVGPSGSGKTTMIKMINRLLEPTDGNIYMDGKRIKDYDERELRLSTGYVLQAIALFPNLTVAENIALIPEMKGWTKEEIAQKTEELLAKVGLPVAEYGHRLPSELSGGEQQRIGIVRAMIGQPKILLMDEPFSALDAISRKQLQVLTKELHKEFGMTTIFVTHDTDEALKLADRIAVLQDGEIRQVANPETILKAPATEFVADLFGGSVHD comes from the coding sequence ATGATTGAATACAAAAATGTGGCGCTACGCTACACAGAAAAAGATGTCTTGAGAGATGTTAATTTACGGATTGAGAATGGAGAGTTTATGGTTTTAGTTGGTCCATCTGGCTCAGGTAAGACGACCATGATCAAGATGATTAATCGTCTTTTGGAACCAACTGATGGAAATATTTATATGGATGGCAAGCGCATTAAAGATTATGATGAGCGTGAACTTCGTCTTTCTACTGGTTATGTTTTACAGGCCATTGCTCTCTTTCCAAATCTAACGGTCGCGGAAAATATTGCACTGATTCCTGAGATGAAAGGATGGACTAAGGAAGAAATTGCTCAGAAAACAGAAGAGCTTTTGGCTAAGGTTGGCTTGCCAGTAGCTGAGTATGGGCATCGTTTGCCTAGTGAATTATCTGGTGGAGAACAGCAACGGATCGGTATTGTTCGTGCTATGATTGGTCAGCCTAAGATTCTCCTCATGGATGAACCTTTTTCAGCCTTGGATGCTATTTCGAGAAAACAGTTGCAGGTTCTGACTAAAGAATTGCATAAAGAGTTTGGGATGACAACTATTTTTGTAACCCATGATACGGATGAAGCCTTGAAGTTGGCGGACCGTATTGCAGTTTTGCAGGATGGAGAAATTCGCCAGGTGGCGAATCCCGAGACTATTTTAAAAGCTCCTGCCACAGAATTTGTAGCAGACTTGTTTGGAGGTAGTGTTCATGACTAA
- a CDS encoding nicotinamide mononucleotide transporter PnuC has translation MHTYLQKKIENIKTTLGEMSGGYRRMVTAMADLGFSGTMKAIWDDLFAHRSFAQWLYLLVLGSFPLWLELIYEHRIVDWIGMICSLTGIICVIFVSEGRASNYLFGLINSVIYLILALQKGFYGEVLTTLYFTVMQPIGLLVWIYQAQFKKEKQEFVARKLDGKGWTKYLSISVLWWLVFGFIYQSIGANRPYRDSITDATNGVGQILMTAVYREQWIFWAATNVFSIYLWWGESLQIQGKYLIYLINSLVGWYQWSKAAKQNTDLPN, from the coding sequence ATGCATACTTATTTGCAAAAGAAAATTGAGAATATCAAAACAACCCTAGGTGAAATGTCAGGTGGTTACCGTCGTATGGTTACGGCGATGGCTGATTTAGGATTTTCAGGAACTATGAAGGCTATCTGGGATGACCTTTTTGCCCATCGCAGTTTTGCCCAGTGGTTGTATTTGCTGGTTTTAGGAAGTTTTCCTCTCTGGCTGGAATTGATTTATGAACACCGTATTGTTGACTGGATTGGGATGATTTGTAGTCTGACAGGGATTATCTGTGTTATCTTTGTGTCGGAAGGTCGAGCAAGCAATTATCTTTTTGGCTTGATTAACTCTGTTATCTACCTTATTTTGGCTCTGCAGAAAGGCTTTTATGGTGAGGTGTTGACGACCCTTTACTTCACGGTCATGCAGCCGATTGGACTTCTAGTTTGGATTTATCAAGCTCAGTTCAAGAAAGAAAAGCAGGAGTTTGTCGCGCGTAAGCTGGATGGCAAGGGTTGGACCAAGTATCTTTCCATTAGTGTTCTTTGGTGGTTGGTCTTTGGATTCATTTATCAGTCTATTGGTGCCAATCGCCCCTATCGTGATTCAATCACAGATGCGACCAATGGGGTAGGACAAATTCTCATGACAGCTGTTTACCGTGAACAATGGATATTTTGGGCAGCTACTAATGTCTTTTCAATCTATCTCTGGTGGGGAGAAAGCCTGCAAATTCAAGGAAAATATCTGATTTACCTGATTAATAGTTTAGTTGGTTGGTACCAGTGGAGCAAGGCAGCTAAGCAGAATACTGACTTACCTAACTAG
- a CDS encoding polymerase has product MKSIGFIEKLKGLSSKELILLGIILSIFLPFYLFVVVFCLYIISLIFTGDMKSILQKMGEHPMLLLFLGYSTVISVFAQNWMGVVASVGMFLFTVFFLHYQSILSHKFFRLILQLVLFGSVLSAAFASLEHFQIVKKFNYAFLSPNMQVWHQNRAEVTFFNPNYYGIICCFCIMIAFYLFTTTKLNWLKVFCVFAGFVNLFGLNFTQNRTAFPAIIAGAIIYLFTTIKNWKAFWLSIGVFAIGLSFLFSSDLGVRMGTLDSSMEERISIWDAGMALFKQNPFWGEGPLTYMHSYPRINAPYHEHAHSLYIDTILSYGIVGTILLVLSSVAPVRLMMDMSQESGKRPIIGLYLSFLTVVAVHGIFDLALFWIQSGFIFLLVMCSILLEHRTLVSDMTD; this is encoded by the coding sequence TTGAAATCAATAGGCTTTATTGAAAAGCTGAAAGGGTTGTCTAGTAAAGAGCTGATTTTATTGGGAATTATCCTGAGTATCTTTTTACCCTTTTATCTTTTTGTAGTTGTATTCTGTTTATATATTATCAGTTTGATTTTTACAGGAGACATGAAAAGTATTCTTCAGAAAATGGGGGAGCATCCGATGCTGCTTCTTTTTCTTGGCTATAGTACTGTTATATCCGTTTTTGCACAAAATTGGATGGGAGTTGTAGCTTCAGTAGGAATGTTTCTATTTACTGTTTTCTTTTTGCACTATCAGTCGATTTTATCACATAAATTCTTTCGCTTGATTTTGCAGCTCGTCTTGTTTGGTAGCGTATTGTCAGCTGCTTTTGCGAGTTTAGAACATTTCCAAATTGTGAAGAAATTTAACTATGCTTTTCTTTCACCCAATATGCAGGTGTGGCATCAGAATCGTGCAGAAGTGACCTTCTTTAATCCTAATTATTATGGAATTATTTGTTGTTTCTGTATCATGATTGCTTTCTATCTGTTTACAACGACCAAGTTGAATTGGTTGAAAGTATTCTGTGTGTTTGCAGGCTTTGTTAATCTCTTTGGATTGAACTTTACTCAAAATCGAACTGCCTTTCCTGCTATTATCGCTGGAGCAATCATCTATCTCTTTACGACCATTAAAAACTGGAAGGCCTTTTGGCTTAGTATTGGGGTCTTCGCGATCGGCTTGAGTTTCCTCTTTTCTAGTGATTTGGGAGTTCGGATGGGGACTTTAGATTCTTCTATGGAAGAACGTATTTCTATCTGGGATGCAGGGATGGCCTTGTTTAAGCAAAATCCTTTTTGGGGTGAGGGGCCATTAACCTATATGCACTCTTATCCTCGGATAAATGCTCCTTATCATGAACATGCTCACAGTCTGTATATTGACACGATTCTGAGTTACGGAATTGTGGGGACTATTTTATTAGTTTTGTCTTCTGTTGCTCCTGTTCGATTGATGATGGATATGAGTCAGGAGTCGGGAAAACGTCCGATTATCGGTCTTTATCTATCTTTCCTTACAGTGGTTGCTGTACACGGAATCTTTGACCTGGCCCTCTTCTGGATTCAGTCAGGCTTTATTTTCTTGCTAGTTATGTGCAGTATTCTGTTGGAACATCGAACTTTGGTATCGGACATGACGGATTAA
- the recX gene encoding recombination regulator RecX (binds RecA and inhibits RecA-mediated DNA strand exchange and ATP hydrolysis and coprotease activities), with protein sequence MKITKLEKKKRLYLMELDNGEKCYITEDTIVRFMLSRDKVISEEELKEIQDFTQFSYGKNLALYQLSIKARTEKEVREYLKKYDINEKIVSQVIANLKEDKWINDGQYAYAFINANQLSGDKGPYVLTQKLVQKEISKSTIEENLKEFDFSEVAQRVANKLLKKYEGKLPARALQDKIIQNLTNKGFSYSDAKSAFEQLNSQVDQETTQELIFKELDKQYAKYTRKYEGYELKQRLTQVLARKGYDFSDIASALREYL encoded by the coding sequence ATGAAAATCACAAAACTTGAAAAGAAAAAAAGACTCTATCTGATGGAGCTTGATAATGGCGAGAAATGCTACATTACTGAAGATACAATTGTTCGTTTTATGTTATCGAGAGATAAGGTGATAAGCGAAGAGGAATTGAAGGAGATTCAGGACTTTACCCAATTTTCTTATGGTAAGAATCTAGCCCTCTACCAGCTATCCATTAAAGCACGTACTGAAAAAGAGGTCAGAGAATATCTGAAGAAATATGATATTAATGAAAAAATAGTTTCTCAAGTCATTGCTAATCTTAAAGAAGATAAGTGGATTAATGATGGCCAGTACGCTTACGCTTTCATCAATGCCAATCAACTTTCAGGAGACAAGGGTCCTTATGTACTGACTCAGAAATTAGTACAAAAGGAGATTTCAAAATCTACTATAGAAGAGAACTTGAAAGAATTTGATTTTTCGGAAGTTGCTCAACGTGTAGCTAATAAACTATTGAAAAAATATGAGGGAAAACTTCCAGCTCGTGCCTTGCAAGATAAGATTATCCAAAACTTGACCAACAAGGGCTTCTCTTATTCTGATGCTAAAAGCGCCTTTGAGCAGTTGAATAGTCAAGTCGACCAAGAAACGACTCAGGAACTCATCTTCAAGGAACTTGATAAGCAATATGCTAAGTATACCCGAAAATATGAAGGATACGAACTTAAACAACGTTTAACTCAAGTTTTAGCACGAAAGGGCTACGATTTTTCGGATATAGCAAGCGCTCTCAGAGAATATCTGTAA
- a CDS encoding MarR family transcriptional regulator — translation MKDSHLLAHHIRLLNGRIFQKLLSRDSEALYRSEQGKILAVLWNSETGCATATDIALATGLANNTLTTMIKKLEEQNLVTISPCGEDKRKKYLVLTELGQSQKEVGHRVSQKLDTIFYKGFSEEEIRKFEAFQERILANLKEEENED, via the coding sequence ATGAAAGATAGTCATTTGCTAGCTCATCATATTCGTTTGTTGAATGGGCGGATTTTTCAAAAGTTACTAAGTCGGGATTCTGAAGCTCTTTATCGTAGTGAGCAGGGAAAGATTTTAGCGGTTTTATGGAATAGTGAAACTGGCTGCGCAACTGCGACAGATATTGCTCTGGCGACTGGGCTTGCTAACAATACACTGACGACGATGATTAAAAAGCTAGAGGAACAAAATCTTGTAACTATTAGTCCATGTGGAGAAGATAAGCGTAAGAAGTATCTGGTTTTAACAGAGTTGGGGCAGTCTCAGAAAGAAGTGGGGCATCGTGTCAGTCAGAAATTGGATACGATCTTTTACAAAGGATTTTCAGAGGAAGAAATTCGTAAGTTTGAAGCCTTTCAAGAAAGAATTTTGGCGAATCTGAAAGAGGAGGAAAATGAGGATTAA
- a CDS encoding DNA integration/recombination/inversion protein, protein MIDVEEILSKMNPNQKINYDRVMQKMVQVWEKNEQRPTILMHVCCAPCSTYTLEYLTKYADVTIYFANSNIHPKAEYHKRAYVTKKFVSDFNERTGNNVQYLEAPYEPNEYRKLVRGLEEEPEGGDRCKVCFDYRLDKTAQVAMDLGFDYFGSALTISPHKNSQTINSIGIDVQKIYTTHYLPSDFKKNQGYKRSVEMCEEYDIYRQCYCGCVYAAQAQNIDLVQVKKDATAFLLDKDVEKDYSHIKFTVTKLDI, encoded by the coding sequence ATGATCGATGTAGAAGAAATTCTGAGCAAGATGAACCCCAATCAGAAGATTAATTATGACCGTGTCATGCAGAAAATGGTACAAGTATGGGAGAAAAATGAGCAGCGGCCAACCATTCTCATGCATGTTTGCTGTGCCCCTTGCAGTACCTATACCCTCGAATATTTGACCAAGTATGCAGATGTGACCATCTATTTTGCCAATTCTAATATCCATCCCAAGGCAGAATACCATAAGCGTGCCTATGTGACTAAAAAGTTTGTCAGTGATTTCAATGAGCGAACTGGCAATAACGTTCAATACCTAGAAGCTCCTTATGAACCTAACGAATATCGTAAACTGGTTCGAGGTTTGGAAGAAGAGCCTGAAGGTGGCGACCGTTGTAAGGTTTGCTTTGACTACCGTCTGGATAAAACAGCACAAGTGGCTATGGACTTGGGATTTGACTACTTTGGCTCAGCCTTGACCATCAGTCCTCATAAGAATTCTCAGACCATCAACAGCATCGGAATCGATGTGCAAAAGATTTATACCACCCACTATCTTCCCAGTGATTTCAAGAAAAATCAGGGTTACAAACGTTCAGTAGAGATGTGTGAAGAGTATGATATCTACCGTCAATGTTATTGTGGATGTGTCTATGCAGCCCAAGCTCAGAATATTGACCTGGTTCAGGTCAAGAAGGACGCCACAGCTTTCTTGCTGGATAAGGATGTTGAAAAAGACTATTCCCATATCAAATTTACAGTTACTAAATTAGATATATAA
- a CDS encoding biotin--acetyl-CoA-carboxylase ligase: MKSYQAVYQIIAKETDYISGEKIAEELSLSRTSIWKAIKRLEQEGIEIDSIKNKGYKLMNGDLILPEILEENLPIKVSFKTETKSTQLDAKEAIDLGNEANTLYLAAYQTAGRGRFQRSFYSPQGGIYMTLHLKPNLPYDKLPSYTLLVAGAIYKAIKNLTLIDVDIKWVNDIYLKNHKIGGILTEAMTSVETGLVTDIIIGVGINFTINDFPQELKEKAASLFKAPSPITRNELIIEIWRAFFETPAEELLYLYKKQSFVLGKEVTFTLDQKDYKGLAKDISESGKLLVQCDNGKEIWLNSGEISLKSWK, encoded by the coding sequence ATGAAATCCTACCAAGCCGTCTACCAAATTATAGCAAAAGAAACCGATTATATCAGCGGAGAAAAGATTGCAGAAGAACTATCCCTCAGTCGAACATCGATTTGGAAAGCCATCAAGCGATTAGAACAAGAAGGCATTGAAATTGATAGCATCAAAAACAAAGGCTATAAATTGATGAATGGAGACCTTATTCTTCCAGAGATTCTAGAAGAAAATCTTCCAATTAAAGTTAGCTTTAAAACTGAGACTAAATCAACACAACTAGATGCAAAAGAAGCAATTGATTTAGGGAATGAAGCAAATACCCTCTATCTAGCTGCCTATCAAACAGCTGGCCGAGGCCGTTTTCAACGTTCTTTCTACTCCCCACAAGGTGGCATTTATATGACACTCCATCTTAAACCAAATCTTCCTTACGACAAATTACCATCCTACACACTACTTGTAGCTGGAGCTATCTACAAAGCCATTAAGAACCTAACTTTAATAGATGTCGACATAAAATGGGTCAACGATATCTACCTCAAAAATCATAAAATTGGAGGAATCCTCACTGAGGCAATGACCTCTGTAGAAACAGGCTTAGTCACAGATATCATTATTGGAGTAGGAATCAACTTCACTATTAATGATTTCCCACAAGAATTAAAAGAAAAAGCTGCTAGCTTATTTAAAGCACCATCTCCTATAACAAGGAATGAATTAATCATAGAAATCTGGCGTGCTTTCTTCGAAACACCAGCAGAAGAGCTATTATACCTATATAAAAAACAGTCATTCGTCCTAGGAAAAGAAGTTACTTTTACACTAGATCAAAAAGACTACAAAGGACTTGCTAAAGACATCTCTGAAAGTGGAAAACTTTTAGTACAATGTGATAACGGAAAAGAAATCTGGCTAAATAGCGGAGAAATTTCACTCAAGAGTTGGAAGTAA
- a CDS encoding glycine/betaine ABC transporter permease, protein MTNLIATFQDRFSDWLTALSQHLQLSLLTLLLAIFIAIPLAVYLRYHEKLADWVLQIAGIFQTIPSLALLGLFIPLMGIGTLPALTALVIYAIFPILQNTITGLKGIDPSLQEAGIAFGMTRWERLKKFEIPLAMPVMMSGIRTAAVLIIGTATLAALIGAGGLGSFILLGIDRNNASLILIGALSSAVLAIAFNFLLKVMEKAKLRTIFSGFALVTILLGLSYSPALLAQKEKENLIIAGKLGPEPEILANMYKLLIEENTSMTATVKPNFGKTSFLYEALKKGDIDIYPEFTGTVTESLLQPSPKVSHEPEQVYQVARDGIAKQDHLAYLKPMSYQNTYAVAVPKKIAQEYGLKTISDLKKVEGQLKAGFTLEFNDREDGNKGLQSMYGLKLNVATMEPALRYQAIQSGDIQITDAYSTDAELARYDLQVLEDDKQLFPPYQGAPLMKEALLKKHPELETVLNKLAGKITESQMSQLNYQVGVEGKSAEQVAKEFLQEQGLLKK, encoded by the coding sequence ATGACTAATTTAATTGCAACTTTTCAGGATCGTTTTAGTGATTGGTTGACAGCTCTATCTCAACATTTGCAGTTGTCACTTTTGACCTTGTTACTAGCTATTTTTATCGCGATTCCCTTGGCTGTTTATCTTCGCTATCATGAGAAATTGGCTGACTGGGTCTTGCAGATTGCAGGGATTTTCCAGACCATCCCGTCTCTGGCCTTGTTGGGACTCTTTATCCCCTTGATGGGAATTGGAACCTTACCAGCTTTGACAGCTCTAGTGATTTATGCGATTTTTCCGATTTTGCAAAATACCATCACTGGGCTAAAGGGAATTGATCCGAGTCTGCAAGAGGCTGGGATTGCCTTTGGGATGACTAGGTGGGAGCGTCTCAAGAAGTTTGAAATTCCACTTGCTATGCCTGTTATGATGTCTGGGATTCGGACGGCAGCGGTCTTAATTATCGGTACGGCAACCTTGGCTGCCTTGATTGGGGCAGGGGGACTGGGTTCCTTTATCCTTTTGGGAATTGACCGTAATAATGCCAGTCTGATTTTGATTGGGGCCCTTTCTTCTGCAGTGCTTGCTATTGCCTTTAACTTCCTACTAAAAGTGATGGAAAAAGCAAAATTGCGGACGATTTTTTCTGGTTTTGCCTTGGTTACCATATTACTTGGTCTATCTTATAGTCCAGCTCTTTTGGCTCAAAAAGAGAAAGAGAACTTGATCATTGCTGGTAAATTGGGACCGGAACCAGAAATTTTGGCCAATATGTATAAGTTGCTGATTGAAGAAAACACCAGTATGACTGCGACTGTTAAACCGAATTTTGGGAAAACAAGCTTTCTTTATGAAGCTTTGAAAAAAGGCGATATTGACATCTATCCTGAATTTACTGGTACGGTGACTGAAAGTTTGCTTCAGCCATCACCTAAAGTGAGTCATGAGCCAGAGCAGGTTTATCAGGTGGCGCGTGATGGTATTGCCAAACAGGATCATCTAGCCTATCTCAAACCTATGTCTTATCAAAATACCTACGCTGTAGCTGTTCCGAAAAAGATTGCTCAAGAATATGGCTTGAAGACCATTTCGGACTTGAAAAAAGTGGAAGGGCAGCTGAAGGCAGGTTTTACACTCGAATTTAATGACCGTGAAGATGGCAATAAGGGCTTGCAATCAATGTACGGTCTCAAGCTTAATGTGGCGACCATGGAGCCAGCCCTTCGCTATCAGGCTATTCAGTCAGGCGATATTCAAATCACGGACGCCTATTCAACCGATGCAGAGTTGGCGCGTTATGATTTGCAGGTCTTGGAAGATGACAAGCAACTCTTCCCACCTTATCAAGGGGCTCCACTGATGAAAGAAGCTCTTCTCAAAAAACATCCAGAGTTGGAAACTGTTCTTAATAAATTAGCTGGTAAGATTACAGAAAGCCAGATGAGCCAGCTCAACTACCAAGTCGGTGTTGAAGGCAAGTCAGCAGAACAAGTAGCCAAGGAGTTTCTACAAGAACAAGGTTTGTTGAAGAAATAG
- a CDS encoding RNA methyltransferase, protein MNLKVKQKIPLKIKRMGINGEGIGFYQKTLVFVPGALKGEDIYCQITSIKRNFVEAKLLKVNKKSKFRVVPACTIYNECGGCQIMHLHYDKQLEFKTDLLHQALKKFAPAGYENYEIRPTIGMQEPKYYRAKLQFQTRKFKNQVKAGLYAQNSHYLVELKDCLVQDKETQVIANRLAELLTYHQIPITDERKVLGVRTIMVRRARKTGQVQIIIVTNRQLNLTQLVKELVKDFPEIVTVAVNTNTAKTSEIYGEKTEIIWGEESIQEGVLDYEFSLSPRAFYQLNPEQTEVLYSEAVKALDVTKEDHLIDAYCGVGTIGFAFAKKVNTLRGMDIIPEAIEDAKRNAKRMGFDNTHYEAGTAEEIIPRWYKEGYRADALIVDPPRTGLDDKLLDTILTYVPEKMVYISCNVSTLARDLVRLVEVYDLHYIQSVDMFPHTARTEAVVKLIKKRKAKCLKSLISEPGRKL, encoded by the coding sequence ATGAATCTGAAAGTGAAACAAAAAATACCATTAAAAATCAAGCGCATGGGAATTAATGGTGAGGGAATTGGCTTTTATCAAAAAACATTAGTCTTTGTGCCTGGTGCTCTCAAAGGAGAAGATATCTATTGTCAGATTACTTCTATTAAACGTAACTTTGTTGAGGCAAAATTACTGAAGGTCAACAAGAAGTCTAAATTTCGAGTTGTACCAGCTTGTACTATTTACAATGAATGCGGAGGCTGTCAAATCATGCACCTGCATTATGATAAGCAGCTGGAGTTCAAGACAGACCTACTTCACCAAGCACTGAAAAAATTCGCCCCTGCAGGATATGAAAACTATGAAATACGTCCAACTATTGGAATGCAGGAACCCAAGTACTACCGTGCTAAGTTACAATTTCAGACTCGAAAATTTAAAAATCAGGTCAAAGCGGGCTTATATGCACAAAACTCTCATTATTTGGTAGAGTTGAAAGACTGTTTGGTACAAGATAAGGAAACCCAAGTGATTGCTAATCGTCTAGCAGAATTACTTACTTATCACCAGATTCCAATCACGGATGAGAGAAAAGTTCTAGGTGTTAGAACTATAATGGTCCGACGAGCAAGGAAGACCGGACAGGTTCAGATTATTATTGTTACAAACCGTCAGCTTAACTTAACCCAACTTGTAAAAGAATTAGTTAAAGATTTTCCAGAAATTGTGACAGTCGCTGTGAATACAAATACAGCTAAAACCAGTGAGATTTATGGTGAAAAGACAGAGATTATTTGGGGAGAAGAGAGTATTCAAGAAGGTGTACTCGATTATGAATTTTCACTATCTCCTCGCGCTTTCTATCAATTAAATCCAGAGCAGACAGAAGTTCTCTATAGCGAAGCGGTAAAAGCCCTGGATGTTACTAAAGAAGATCATTTAATTGATGCTTATTGTGGAGTTGGTACGATTGGATTTGCCTTTGCAAAGAAAGTAAATACACTTAGAGGTATGGATATTATTCCAGAAGCTATTGAAGATGCTAAGCGAAATGCTAAAAGAATGGGATTTGATAATACACATTACGAAGCAGGGACAGCAGAAGAGATTATTCCTCGATGGTATAAGGAAGGCTACAGAGCAGATGCACTGATTGTGGACCCACCACGTACAGGTCTGGATGATAAGTTGTTAGACACTATTCTTACCTATGTGCCAGAAAAAATGGTTTATATCTCTTGTAACGTTTCGACTTTGGCTCGTGATTTAGTACGCTTAGTAGAAGTTTATGATCTACATTATATCCAGTCGGTCGATATGTTCCCACATACCGCACGAACTGAGGCTGTTGTAAAGCTGATAAAAAAGAGAAAAGCAAAGTGTTTAAAGAGTTTGATATCCGAACCCGGTAGGAAGCTATGA